In Lacinutrix sp. Bg11-31, the DNA window CATTGGTTTACAGGTTTAAATACGCCAATGAGAGCTGATGCTTTTGATATTTCTGACACTGAGAAAAAAGAAAAAATAGAAGAATTATTTAGTAAAATAATGGATGTTTTAGGCATGGATTTAACAGACGATTCTTTAAAAGGAAGCCCTAAACGAGTTGCTAAAATGTATGTTGAAGAAATTTTCTCTGGACTAAACCCTGCAAATAAACCAGCAATTACTTTATTTGATAATAAGTATCAATATAACCAGATGCTGGTAGAAAAAAACATCACGTTTTACTCAAATTGCGAACATCATTTTGTACCAATAATAGGTAAAGCACATGTGTCTTATATTTCTTCGGGTAAGGTTATTGGTCTTTCTAAATTAAATAGAATTGTTCAATATTTTGCAAATCGACCTCAAGTGCAAGAACGTTTAACAAATCAAATAGCAAACGAATTAAAAACGATTCTAAAGACAGAAAATGTAGCTGTTATTATAGATGCTAAACATTTATGTGTATCCTCAAGAGGAATTAAAGATGAGACTTCGTCAACAGTAACTTCTTATTATGGAGGTGCTTTTAAAACACAAGCTAAAATAACAGAATTACAAAATTACCTTAGAGATTAAAATAAATATAAACGACTCATTTGTCGTGCGCAATATTAGAATAGATTGTGTTTATTAAAATTGTATCTATAATATAAAATCATTATTCAAAATGAAAAACATAGTAATAATAGGCGGAAGTAAAGGTATTGGAAACGCAATAGTTAACAATCTAATTGGAGACAATAAAGTATTTAATATTAGTAGAACTGAACCAGAAATAAAACATAAAAACTTAACGCATTACAGCTGTGATGTTTTAAGTGATGAACTTCCAGAAATAGAAGCAATAGATACTTTAATCTACTGTCCAGGAAGTATTAATTTAAAGCCAATTTCTAGATTAAAACTCGAAAATTTTAGAGAAGATTTTGAAATAAACGTAATTGGTGCAGTAAAAGCAATTCAAAAATATTTACCTTTATTAAAGAATGGAAATGCACCTTCTATCCTACTATTTAGTACAGTCGCTGCTAAATTAGGAATGCCATATCATGCTAGTGTTGCAGCTGCAAAATCTGCTGTGGAAGGTTTAACCAAATCATTAGGAGCAGAGTTAGCACCAACAATTCGAGTTAATGCTATTGCGCCTACTGTAACTAATACAGATCTAGCAGCAAAATTATTACGGAATGAAAAAATGATTGAGAATATTACAGAACGTCATCCTCTTAAAAAGTTTTTAAATCCAGAAGAAGTTGCAACAATGGCAGAATTTTTAACCTCGGAAAAAGCAGCATCAATATCAGGTCAAATTTTTCAAATGGATTGTGGTATTGTTAGCTTTAAAATATAACTATGAATCCATTCAAAATATTTGCACGTACATTATTCTCAAAAGAAACAGACAACATAAATAGTCTCCAATCTATTTACAATATAGAAATTAATGGCATAAACGGTAAACCTATTGTGCTTTCCAATTTTAAAGGCAAACATCTTTTATTTGTCAATGTAGCTTCTAAATGTGGTTTCACTCCTCAGTATAAAGATCTGCAAGAATTGCATGATGCATATAAAGAAAAATTAGTAATTATTGGAGTGCCTTGTAATCAATTTGGCAAACAAGAACCTGGAAATACTAAAGAAATAGAGACCTTTTGTGAAGTAAATTATGGTGTCACTTTTTTAATTTCTGAAAAAACAGAAGTTAAAGGCAGTAACATACATCCACTATATAAGTGGCTGACACAAAAGAGTAAAAATGGAGTTTCTAGCTCTATTGTAAAGTGGAATTTTCAAAAATATTTAGTAAATTCTGAAGGAAAATTAATCGATTACTATTTTTCTACTACAAAACCTACAAACGTTAAAATAACTAAACACTTAAAATAAAGATTATGTTCGGATTATTTAAAAAAACAACTGAAGCAGAAAAACTTCAAAAGCAATATGAGAAATTATTAAAAGAATCTTTTAATCTCTCTAAATCGAATCGTAGTGCTAGCGATGCTAAAATGGCTGAAGCAGAAGCCATACAAGATAAAATAATGGCCTTAAAATAATAAATATGAAGTTTGTAAAATACATTATCTTCTTTCTAATCATAAATTTTGGAAGCCTCGCTTTTGGTAGCTGGTTAATGGATAACGGACCAATGACCACTTGGTATCAATCACTAAACCAAGCACCTTGGACGCCTCCAGGTTGGGTTTTTGGAGTTGCGTGGACTTTAATAATGATTTCTTTTTCTGTTTATTTAAGCTACTTATTTTTAAAAGCAGATAGTAATAAGTTAAGATTAGCTTTCGCTATACAAGTATTTTTAAACGTAATATGGAACTATATATTTTTTAATCAGCATTTAGTCTCTTTAGGCTTGGTTATTATATCTGCCTTAACAGTGGTTGTTTTTACCTTTTTCTTTAGTAATTTAAAAACGATGAAAAGCAAAAGCTATCTCCTTTTACCGTACATGATTTGGCTCCTAATCGCAACCTCATTAAACGCTTACATATTATTTTATAATTAAAGTGATTTTTCGCTTTCGCGGAAATAAAAAAACAAATTTTAAAATGAAAATATACACATTCCATAAAAAGCAAAACTTACCAATTACCAAAGAGCAAGCTTGGGCTTTTTTGTCAAGTCCAAAAAACTTAAAAACTATTACTCCAGATTATATGGGATTCGACATACTTTCGGGAGCAGATAGGCCAATGTATGCTGGACAAATAATTCAATACATAGTTACACCTGTTTTAGGGATTAAAACTAAATGGGTTACAGAAATTACTCATGTTGTAGATGGTGAATATTTTGTAGACGAACAACGCTTTGGTCCTTACGCTTTATGGCATCACAAACACTTTATTAAGGAAATTGAAGGTGGTGTTGAAATGGAAGATATAATAGATTACAAAGTACCTATGGGTATTTTAGGGCAAATGGTTAATCCCATTTTAGTAAGACCAAAATTGGAAGAGATTTTTAAATATCGAACACAAAAGTTAGAAGAATTATTCGGGAAATATTAAATATGAAACAACCCATAAACATATTTTGGTTTAGAAGAGATTTACGTTTAGAAGATAATCATGGTTTTTATGAAGCTCTAAAAGCAGGTAAACCAGTATTACCAATCTTTATTTTCGATGAAACGATATTAAGTAAACTCCCTAAAAATGATGCACGCCTTACTTTTATACATGAAAGTTTACAAGCAATGCAAGACACTCTTAAAAAAGAATACAACTCAAGTATCGCTATATATTATGGCACACCAGAAATAATATTTAAACAATTAATTGAAATCTATTCTATAGAATCTATTTATACTAATAGAGATTACGAACCTTACGCACTTTCTAGAGATAAGCAAATAGAAACACTTTTAACAACCAATAAAATTGATTTTAAAACATTTAAAGATCAAGTAATTTTTGAACGTAACGAGATTGTAAAAAAAGATGGTACACCTTATAGAGTTTACACACCTTTTTCTCGTGTATGGATAGATGAATTTAGAAGAAATGGGTTGCTGTTTTTTCCTTCGGAAGAACTACTCAATAATACATTACAAAATTCAGAATTGCCAAATTTAAGTTTAAAAGACATTGGTTTTCAAGAAGCTAAAGTTAAAGTAGAACACTATACAGTTACACCTACTCTAATTGCAGATTACGAAACAACACGAAACTTTCCTGCACAAGATAATACTTCTAAATTAGGTCCACATTTACGTTTTGGAACCGTAAGTATTCGTAAAATGGTAGATGAAGCTTCAAAACAACAAAATATTACCTTTCTAAAAGAGTTAATTTGGCGAGAGTTTTTTATGCAAATACTATGGCACTTTCCACACACAGCTAAAGACAGTTTTAAACCAAAATATGAACGCATAGAATGGCGTAACAACGAAACCGAATTTAAAGCATGGTGTGAAGGCAAAACTGGTTATCCTTTGGTAGATGCAGGAATGCGACAATTAAACGCAACTGGCTTTATGCATAATCGTGTACGTATGCTTGTTGGTAGTTTTTTATGTAAGCATTTATTAATAGATTGGCGTTTTGGTGAAGCCTATTTTGCATTAAAGCTACACGATTATGATATGTCTAGCAATATTGGTAACTGGCAGTGGGTTGCAGGTT includes these proteins:
- the folE gene encoding GTP cyclohydrolase I FolE, with translation MNKTNLNLLKEETNKVLNGGSNADIGDDHWFTGLNTPMRADAFDISDTEKKEKIEELFSKIMDVLGMDLTDDSLKGSPKRVAKMYVEEIFSGLNPANKPAITLFDNKYQYNQMLVEKNITFYSNCEHHFVPIIGKAHVSYISSGKVIGLSKLNRIVQYFANRPQVQERLTNQIANELKTILKTENVAVIIDAKHLCVSSRGIKDETSSTVTSYYGGAFKTQAKITELQNYLRD
- a CDS encoding TspO/MBR family protein, coding for MKFVKYIIFFLIINFGSLAFGSWLMDNGPMTTWYQSLNQAPWTPPGWVFGVAWTLIMISFSVYLSYLFLKADSNKLRLAFAIQVFLNVIWNYIFFNQHLVSLGLVIISALTVVVFTFFFSNLKTMKSKSYLLLPYMIWLLIATSLNAYILFYN
- a CDS encoding Lacal_2735 family protein; protein product: MFGLFKKTTEAEKLQKQYEKLLKESFNLSKSNRSASDAKMAEAEAIQDKIMALK
- a CDS encoding SDR family NAD(P)-dependent oxidoreductase; this encodes MKNIVIIGGSKGIGNAIVNNLIGDNKVFNISRTEPEIKHKNLTHYSCDVLSDELPEIEAIDTLIYCPGSINLKPISRLKLENFREDFEINVIGAVKAIQKYLPLLKNGNAPSILLFSTVAAKLGMPYHASVAAAKSAVEGLTKSLGAELAPTIRVNAIAPTVTNTDLAAKLLRNEKMIENITERHPLKKFLNPEEVATMAEFLTSEKAASISGQIFQMDCGIVSFKI
- a CDS encoding SRPBCC family protein codes for the protein MKIYTFHKKQNLPITKEQAWAFLSSPKNLKTITPDYMGFDILSGADRPMYAGQIIQYIVTPVLGIKTKWVTEITHVVDGEYFVDEQRFGPYALWHHKHFIKEIEGGVEMEDIIDYKVPMGILGQMVNPILVRPKLEEIFKYRTQKLEELFGKY
- a CDS encoding glutathione peroxidase, giving the protein MNPFKIFARTLFSKETDNINSLQSIYNIEINGINGKPIVLSNFKGKHLLFVNVASKCGFTPQYKDLQELHDAYKEKLVIIGVPCNQFGKQEPGNTKEIETFCEVNYGVTFLISEKTEVKGSNIHPLYKWLTQKSKNGVSSSIVKWNFQKYLVNSEGKLIDYYFSTTKPTNVKITKHLK
- a CDS encoding deoxyribodipyrimidine photo-lyase; translated protein: MKQPINIFWFRRDLRLEDNHGFYEALKAGKPVLPIFIFDETILSKLPKNDARLTFIHESLQAMQDTLKKEYNSSIAIYYGTPEIIFKQLIEIYSIESIYTNRDYEPYALSRDKQIETLLTTNKIDFKTFKDQVIFERNEIVKKDGTPYRVYTPFSRVWIDEFRRNGLLFFPSEELLNNTLQNSELPNLSLKDIGFQEAKVKVEHYTVTPTLIADYETTRNFPAQDNTSKLGPHLRFGTVSIRKMVDEASKQQNITFLKELIWREFFMQILWHFPHTAKDSFKPKYERIEWRNNETEFKAWCEGKTGYPLVDAGMRQLNATGFMHNRVRMLVGSFLCKHLLIDWRFGEAYFALKLHDYDMSSNIGNWQWVAGCGVDAAPYFRIFNPTTQIEKFDKQHDYIKKWVPEYQELTYATQIVDHKEARERCLRVYKEAVS